In Thermoplasmata archaeon, a single genomic region encodes these proteins:
- the secY gene encoding preprotein translocase subunit SecY — translation MVEVTDKIPRKRGVSVIVAILFIATIYVYISYIAGKLLSLQSFYSIYMAQWLPNTVILLLLAPLYYILYLILSYNGDKKSKLYGLKPLVERLPSVIKPDRHVLFREKLFWTGTVLILYFALTNIFIYGLNTSEIIDVFASFRAILAGASGTLMQLGIGPIVTASIIMQLFVGAKIINFDLTNEEDKSMYQQTQKLLVIIMILVEAIPQVFGYLDPSTSFIAILNGIWAGQGLFLARTLIVVQIFFGSYLVFLMDELVSKWGIGSGISLFIAAGVAQATFTGIINWIPSNVALPVSLANPPSGVIPKTAYLLIHFSSSQLYAGRIETILFAQPNPIVALIGTVLIFLVVAWTESTKIELPLAHERARGARGRYPIKLMYASNIPVILTTALLANVAMWTMIFWTNPALAHIPLIGHNPLLGVYPNAAQIQMYGINQTTPIGGLAYYLNQINGIGQWLLPLMEPTTYQAEFLGHTYWQELIRVFAFTAFMVGMSVLFAIFWIDTTNMNSKAVAKQIQSSGMQIPGFRREPKIIESVLDKYIPAITIFSGAAVGALAAVADLIGTIGNTTGTGLLLAVGIMIQFYEAMGREQLMEMHPVVRQFFEG, via the coding sequence ATGGTTGAAGTCACTGATAAAATCCCTAGAAAAAGAGGAGTAAGCGTAATTGTAGCTATATTGTTTATTGCCACTATTTATGTTTATATTTCATATATTGCCGGCAAACTATTGTCTTTGCAGAGCTTTTATAGTATATATATGGCACAGTGGCTTCCAAATACTGTAATACTGTTATTACTTGCGCCACTGTATTATATTTTATATTTGATTTTATCATATAATGGAGATAAGAAAAGTAAACTATACGGTTTAAAGCCATTGGTGGAGAGATTACCGAGCGTAATTAAGCCAGACAGGCATGTATTATTTAGAGAAAAGTTGTTTTGGACAGGCACAGTGTTGATACTTTATTTTGCACTTACTAACATATTTATCTACGGACTGAATACATCGGAGATCATAGATGTATTTGCCTCTTTCAGGGCCATATTGGCCGGTGCGTCTGGTACTTTAATGCAGCTTGGAATAGGGCCAATCGTTACAGCATCGATTATAATGCAGTTATTTGTCGGTGCTAAAATAATTAATTTTGATTTAACAAATGAAGAAGACAAAAGTATGTACCAGCAAACGCAAAAATTGCTGGTAATAATAATGATCTTGGTAGAGGCAATACCTCAGGTGTTCGGGTATCTGGATCCTTCCACATCATTTATTGCAATCTTAAATGGTATATGGGCCGGGCAAGGATTGTTTTTAGCCAGGACTTTAATAGTAGTACAGATATTTTTTGGCTCATACCTAGTGTTTTTAATGGACGAGTTGGTCTCAAAGTGGGGCATAGGATCAGGTATATCATTATTTATCGCTGCTGGAGTTGCTCAGGCTACTTTTACGGGTATCATAAACTGGATACCTTCCAATGTTGCACTTCCTGTATCTCTTGCAAACCCGCCCAGCGGAGTAATACCAAAAACAGCTTACTTGCTGATCCATTTTTCGTCAAGTCAGCTTTATGCAGGGAGGATTGAAACGATTTTGTTTGCTCAGCCAAATCCTATCGTTGCATTGATAGGCACGGTATTGATATTTTTGGTAGTGGCGTGGACAGAGAGCACTAAGATTGAGCTGCCGCTTGCGCATGAACGTGCTAGAGGAGCAAGAGGCAGATATCCTATCAAGCTGATGTACGCTTCAAATATACCTGTAATTTTAACGACAGCGTTACTTGCTAATGTAGCAATGTGGACAATGATATTCTGGACCAATCCTGCGCTTGCACACATACCATTGATAGGGCACAATCCTCTGCTTGGGGTATATCCAAATGCTGCCCAGATACAGATGTATGGCATAAACCAGACTACACCTATAGGAGGTCTCGCCTATTATCTAAACCAGATCAATGGGATAGGGCAATGGCTATTGCCATTAATGGAACCAACAACTTACCAGGCAGAGTTTCTAGGACACACATACTGGCAGGAATTGATAAGAGTATTCGCTTTTACAGCGTTTATGGTAGGGATGAGTGTACTATTCGCAATATTCTGGATCGATACAACAAATATGAATTCCAAGGCGGTAGCAAAACAGATTCAGAGCAGCGGCATGCAGATACCAGGTTTCCGGCGTGAGCCCAAGATAATTGAGAGCGTATTAGATAAGTATATTCCAGCGATCACTATATTTAGCGGTGCTGCGGTAGGTGCACTTGCAGCAGTGGCAGATCTGATAGGTACTATAGGAAATACTACCGGTACCGGATTGTTGCTGGCAGTAGGTATAATGATACAGTTTTATGAAGCAATGGGAAGAGAACAGCTTATGGAAATGCATCCTGTTGTAAGACAATTTTTTGAAGGGTGA
- a CDS encoding adenylate kinase has translation MRIIITGVPGVGKSTILEGVSKNMGYPIQNYGTVMLNIAKGYGVTSRDDIRKQKVEWQRDIQKEAAMAIGKSENVIVDTHMSIKTNSGYLPGLPSWVLKELKPDLLVLIEADSKDISSRRKKDETRVRDEDEVLSIEEHQSINRAFAAACSVQTGANVIIIQNKEGKVEETVLKLSEMIRNG, from the coding sequence ATGAGAATAATAATAACTGGAGTTCCAGGTGTTGGAAAAAGCACGATATTAGAAGGAGTAAGCAAAAACATGGGTTACCCGATACAGAACTACGGAACAGTAATGCTCAACATTGCAAAGGGATATGGTGTGACATCAAGGGATGATATAAGAAAACAGAAAGTTGAATGGCAGAGAGATATACAGAAAGAAGCAGCAATGGCGATCGGCAAATCTGAGAATGTTATTGTAGACACACACATGTCTATAAAAACCAATTCCGGATATTTGCCAGGATTGCCTTCCTGGGTGCTCAAAGAATTGAAGCCTGACCTGTTAGTATTGATCGAGGCAGACTCGAAAGACATATCATCAAGAAGGAAAAAAGATGAGACTCGAGTAAGAGATGAAGATGAGGTTTTGAGCATAGAAGAGCATCAGAGCATAAACAGAGCTTTTGCAGCTGCATGTTCTGTTCAGACTGGTGCAAATGTCATAATCATTCAAAACAAAGAGGGTAAAGTTGAGGAAACAGTACTTAAGCTATCAGAGATGATAAGAAATGGCTGA
- a CDS encoding EMC3/TMCO1 family protein — MAEQNAPVPRQSGSTMGFYFLFMMLSFIIILSPQIRDAIAYAVGYVFFPVLGFNGALPMLTIIFAGVVITLINTYARHYFADWIKFGKIQNKMKEMQKKSREAYRSRDIAKINQYRKLQQKMMPEQMEMMNAQMKPTMLTMFIVIAIFTWLYVFLGGQKTIYPVHLATLKYFNVPWASNLPYNAYYFVIPYWMIVSSLFTAVFAQVMTYIFKMYEFTKRLKTL, encoded by the coding sequence ATGGCTGAGCAGAATGCACCGGTCCCGAGGCAAAGCGGCAGCACGATGGGGTTTTACTTCTTATTCATGATGCTCTCTTTTATCATTATTTTATCCCCTCAAATAAGAGATGCTATAGCATATGCTGTAGGCTATGTATTCTTTCCTGTATTAGGGTTCAATGGAGCACTGCCAATGTTAACAATTATCTTTGCAGGTGTGGTAATAACACTGATAAACACATATGCAAGGCACTATTTTGCAGACTGGATAAAGTTTGGAAAAATACAGAATAAGATGAAAGAGATGCAAAAAAAGAGCAGGGAAGCTTACAGAAGCAGGGATATAGCCAAGATAAACCAGTACAGGAAATTGCAGCAGAAAATGATGCCAGAGCAGATGGAAATGATGAATGCACAGATGAAACCCACAATGCTCACAATGTTTATTGTTATTGCAATATTCACATGGCTTTATGTATTTTTAGGAGGCCAGAAAACAATATATCCTGTCCATCTGGCAACGCTAAAATATTTTAATGTGCCATGGGCTTCTAATCTACCGTATAATGCATATTATTTTGTGATACCTTACTGGATGATTGTTTCTTCGCTTTTTACTGCGGTATTTGCACAAGTAATGACTTACATATTCAAAATGTATGAGTTTACGAAGAGGTTAAAAACTCTATGA
- a CDS encoding AAA family ATPase encodes MKLTVSGPPGSGKTTVSKLIAKKLSYFYISGGDVFRKLANAHNMSIEQFSKYSENNQEIDRKIDDYLKKELENNDNIILDSRLAGWIAYLNNIKAIKIYITASFEVRVKRISGRETSAEEEIRKNLALREQSEKYRYLLIYNIHYEDLKIYDLIIDSDDKDPETVTKIIMEYVKANGY; translated from the coding sequence ATGAAGTTAACAGTTAGTGGCCCACCTGGCAGTGGTAAAACTACTGTTTCTAAATTAATTGCAAAGAAACTATCTTATTTTTATATTTCTGGCGGGGATGTATTTAGAAAACTTGCTAATGCCCACAACATGAGCATAGAACAGTTTAGCAAATATTCTGAAAATAACCAGGAAATCGATAGAAAAATAGATGATTATCTGAAAAAAGAGCTTGAAAACAACGATAATATAATATTAGATTCTAGATTAGCTGGATGGATTGCATATTTAAATAATATCAAAGCGATAAAGATTTATATCACAGCCTCATTTGAGGTTAGGGTTAAAAGAATATCTGGGAGAGAAACAAGTGCAGAAGAAGAGATACGCAAGAACCTAGCATTAAGAGAACAGTCTGAAAAGTATAGGTATCTATTAATATATAATATACATTATGAAGATTTAAAAATATATGATCTGATAATAGATAGCGATGATAAAGACCCAGAAACGGTCACTAAAATAATAATGGAGTATGTAAAGGCTAATGGTTACTGA
- a CDS encoding RNA-guided pseudouridylation complex pseudouridine synthase subunit Cbf5 gives MVTEKKSIEELLNFGVVFIDKPKGPTSHQVSAWVKNILQVSKAGHAGTLDPNVTGILPVSLNKATRIVNFIHLDSKEYIALMRLHKDVEPQNIMAVMNDFQGVIFQTPPVRAAVARRLRKRTIYKIDVLEISKRDVLFKVSTEAGTYIRTLCVDIGDALGVGAHMEELRRTRTGIFDESISCTLQNLLDGHYYYLQGDDSYLRKLIHPGEELASSLPKIIVRDLAVDALAHGSPLYFKGVSSLESKFNKGEYVSLYTKKEELIGVGISAINSEDYPKMNSGMIAKMKEVIIERGIYPSFWKKKYIEK, from the coding sequence ATGGTTACTGAAAAAAAAAGTATTGAAGAGCTCTTGAACTTTGGAGTCGTTTTTATAGATAAGCCTAAAGGACCTACAAGCCATCAGGTTAGCGCATGGGTAAAAAATATACTGCAGGTATCTAAGGCAGGTCATGCAGGCACTCTGGATCCTAATGTGACGGGAATATTACCGGTCTCATTAAACAAAGCTACAAGAATTGTGAATTTTATACATTTAGACTCTAAAGAATACATAGCGCTTATGCGTCTGCATAAGGATGTAGAGCCTCAGAATATCATGGCAGTAATGAACGATTTTCAAGGGGTTATATTTCAAACGCCGCCGGTCAGGGCGGCAGTGGCCAGAAGGCTCAGAAAACGAACAATATACAAAATCGATGTATTAGAGATTTCAAAGAGAGATGTGTTATTTAAGGTTAGCACTGAAGCAGGAACATATATCAGAACTCTTTGCGTGGACATTGGAGACGCTTTAGGAGTAGGCGCACATATGGAAGAGTTAAGAAGAACCAGAACAGGGATATTTGACGAGTCTATTTCTTGTACTTTACAGAATCTGTTAGATGGTCATTATTATTATTTGCAGGGCGATGACAGCTATCTGCGAAAATTGATACATCCGGGAGAGGAGCTGGCGAGCAGTCTCCCAAAAATAATTGTGCGTGATCTTGCAGTTGATGCCCTGGCACATGGGTCCCCTTTATATTTCAAAGGAGTGAGTTCCTTAGAATCTAAATTTAATAAAGGAGAGTATGTATCATTGTATACTAAAAAGGAAGAATTGATCGGTGTGGGAATATCTGCAATAAACAGTGAAGATTATCCAAAAATGAACAGTGGTATGATTGCCAAAATGAAAGAGGTCATTATTGAGCGTGGCATATATCCTTCATTCTGGAAAAAAAAGTACATTGAAAAATAG
- the purF gene encoding amidophosphoribosyltransferase, giving the protein MAIPHQGSEAIIGRKSTEYCGVLGFKSHSSIVSSLYFGLRSLQHRGQESAGISLYNNNKVYTYKGMGLVHEVFTRNLLDSLSGNSGIGHVRYSTAGSSIISNAQPIMIHTAMGDMAIAHNGEISNAADVREYLERAGDSFFTESDTELILKLIALESTKRGNIIDGIKKSMRYLKGSYSLAFQINDRIFAIRDPLGIRPLVLGKLDGGYGIASESVVFDALGGKTIRDIYPGEILEIEPDEAITHYRIENVQTAFCMFEYVYFARADSTMNSKNIYSVRKNLGKFLAREHPADADIVVPVPDSGRTHALGYAEEANIPFAEGLMKNRYIDRTFIMPSEKERVQEIQLKLNPIKEVINGKKIVLIDDSIVRGNTTKKIVKLLKNAGAEKVHVRIASPPIIAPCYLGIDMKTRSQFIASGKTVEEIREIINADSLGYLSIAGLVKAIGINENDLCLGCLTGTYPVPIKGEKYRDQLILNNFYKL; this is encoded by the coding sequence GTGGCTATCCCGCACCAAGGCTCAGAAGCTATAATTGGGCGAAAAAGCACTGAATATTGTGGTGTTTTGGGATTTAAGAGCCACAGTAGTATAGTATCATCACTATATTTTGGATTAAGAAGTTTGCAACATAGAGGCCAAGAATCTGCCGGCATAAGTTTATATAATAATAATAAAGTTTATACGTATAAGGGTATGGGGCTGGTACATGAAGTCTTTACACGAAATTTATTAGATTCGTTATCTGGAAACAGTGGAATAGGTCATGTCAGATACTCAACTGCAGGATCTTCGATCATATCAAACGCACAACCGATAATGATCCATACTGCCATGGGAGATATGGCTATTGCTCACAATGGCGAGATTTCAAATGCGGCAGATGTTAGAGAATATCTAGAAAGAGCAGGAGACTCTTTTTTTACAGAATCTGATACTGAGCTAATTTTAAAATTGATAGCTTTAGAGTCTACAAAGCGTGGAAATATTATAGATGGAATTAAGAAAAGCATGAGATATCTTAAAGGCTCATATTCTTTAGCTTTTCAGATAAATGATAGAATATTTGCAATAAGAGATCCATTAGGGATTAGACCGCTGGTGCTTGGTAAACTTGATGGTGGATATGGGATAGCGTCAGAATCAGTTGTATTTGATGCCTTGGGCGGAAAAACAATAAGAGACATCTATCCGGGAGAGATTTTAGAAATTGAGCCGGATGAGGCTATCACGCACTATAGAATAGAAAATGTGCAGACTGCTTTTTGTATGTTTGAGTATGTGTACTTTGCAAGAGCAGATAGCACAATGAACAGCAAAAACATATATTCTGTCCGCAAAAACCTTGGCAAGTTTCTGGCCCGTGAGCATCCTGCAGATGCAGATATCGTGGTGCCTGTACCAGATTCTGGCAGGACCCATGCACTTGGATATGCAGAAGAAGCAAACATTCCATTTGCTGAAGGATTGATGAAAAACAGATATATAGATCGCACGTTTATTATGCCTTCAGAAAAAGAAAGAGTACAGGAAATTCAGCTGAAATTAAATCCTATAAAAGAAGTGATTAACGGCAAGAAAATAGTGCTTATTGATGATAGCATTGTTCGTGGAAATACAACAAAGAAGATTGTTAAATTGTTAAAAAATGCAGGGGCAGAAAAAGTTCATGTTAGAATCGCCTCGCCACCTATTATTGCACCTTGTTACCTGGGAATAGATATGAAAACCAGAAGCCAGTTTATTGCATCTGGAAAGACCGTAGAAGAAATAAGAGAAATTATCAATGCCGATTCTTTAGGATATCTAAGCATAGCTGGACTTGTAAAAGCTATTGGAATAAATGAAAATGATCTATGTCTGGGCTGCTTGACAGGCACTTACCCTGTTCCTATAAAAGGAGAAAAATACAGGGATCAGTTAATTCTCAACAATTTCTATAAGCTCTAA
- a CDS encoding 50S ribosomal protein L37e: MGAGTPALGKHGSRKTHIRCRRCGYHAYNIHEKRCSHCGYPAPRLRSYNWAKKH; encoded by the coding sequence ATGGGAGCAGGTACTCCTGCATTAGGTAAACACGGGAGCCGTAAGACACACATCAGATGTAGAAGATGTGGATATCATGCATACAATATCCACGAAAAGAGGTGCTCACACTGTGGCTATCCCGCACCAAGGCTCAGAAGCTATAATTGGGCGAAAAAGCACTGA
- a CDS encoding LSM domain-containing protein, producing MDNTAKPLQILQNALNKNVLISVKGSKEYRGQLNGYDQHMNLVLKNAEEVIENQSKGILNTVIVRGDNVIYISPS from the coding sequence ATGGATAATACAGCAAAGCCATTACAAATACTACAGAATGCGTTAAATAAAAATGTTTTGATCTCTGTCAAAGGAAGTAAAGAATATAGAGGGCAGTTAAATGGATATGATCAACATATGAATCTCGTACTCAAAAACGCAGAAGAAGTTATTGAGAACCAGTCAAAAGGAATATTAAATACAGTAATAGTTAGGGGAGATAACGTCATATATATTTCTCCATCATAA
- the albA gene encoding DNA-binding protein Alba, producing MAEIQKSNENVVFIGKKPTMNYVLAVITQFKTGSKLVVIKARGRTIAKAVDIAEIVKHRFLPDVKSEVKIDTEKVKNEDRESNVSSIEISMRM from the coding sequence ATGGCAGAAATACAAAAAAGCAACGAAAATGTGGTATTTATTGGAAAGAAGCCAACTATGAACTATGTTCTTGCAGTAATCACACAGTTTAAGACTGGTTCTAAACTGGTGGTTATAAAAGCAAGAGGCCGTACAATTGCTAAAGCTGTGGACATAGCTGAGATAGTTAAACATAGATTTTTACCAGATGTAAAATCTGAGGTAAAAATAGATACTGAAAAAGTAAAAAATGAAGATAGAGAGAGTAATGTATCTTCAATAGAAATAAGCATGAGAATGTGA
- a CDS encoding DNA methyltransferase: MSINNLDMKKWKQYDDIITDSLWLFSSRDNSGVHDPNFHGNFIPQIPRQAIIRFTKKGEWVLDPFMGAGTTLIEAKYQGRNAIGIDINDQILEVAKEKLKEIKSDTISEVFSADSTNPDTYNKLKKINSRFQLLMIHPPYWDIIHFTTKVMDLSNSATLTEFLDRIDIVIKNTYDLLDPGRYMVFVIGDKYENGALVPLSYYTLQIILKYNYILKGIVVKNIEENREKRGKYSLWRYRALKSGYFVFKHEYIYFLKKGD; this comes from the coding sequence GTGTCTATTAACAACTTAGATATGAAAAAATGGAAACAGTACGATGATATTATCACAGACTCTCTCTGGTTATTTTCTTCCAGAGACAATTCTGGTGTCCATGACCCCAATTTTCATGGCAATTTCATACCACAGATTCCAAGGCAAGCAATTATTAGATTTACAAAAAAGGGAGAGTGGGTTCTAGATCCTTTTATGGGAGCAGGCACTACATTAATAGAGGCAAAGTATCAAGGTAGAAATGCGATAGGTATAGATATTAATGACCAAATCTTAGAAGTTGCAAAAGAAAAATTAAAAGAAATAAAATCTGACACAATTTCAGAAGTATTTAGTGCTGACTCTACCAATCCTGATACATATAATAAATTGAAAAAAATCAATAGCAGGTTCCAGTTATTGATGATTCATCCACCATATTGGGATATTATACATTTTACTACAAAAGTAATGGACTTGTCAAATTCTGCAACGTTAACTGAATTTTTAGATAGGATAGATATAGTGATAAAAAACACATATGATCTTCTGGATCCAGGAAGATACATGGTATTTGTCATAGGTGACAAATATGAAAACGGAGCATTAGTTCCATTAAGCTACTATACATTGCAGATCATATTAAAGTATAATTATATTCTGAAGGGAATAGTTGTAAAAAATATTGAAGAAAACAGAGAAAAGCGTGGAAAGTACTCTTTATGGAGATATAGAGCCCTTAAAAGTGGCTATTTTGTGTTCAAGCATGAATATATATATTTTCTAAAAAAAGGAGATTGA
- the mfnA gene encoding tyrosine decarboxylase MfnA, translated as MQKRGISEKEIKKELLNYYSENYKYRDGTILSSMSSEPESIAVWANSRFIESNLGNPYLFPGTKKVEEKVIKGIGELLHNKNAYGRVLSGGTESNITALWAAKKLKKEKNTVIVSKAAHFSVVKAADLLNLNLEIVPLTDNYVIDYSIVKETNPDDVMAIIGIAGTTEYGTVDPIDKLADFARKYNIFLHVDAAFGGFIIPFLKMLGYKLPNFDFEIEGVNSISIDPHKMGLSTIGAGALLFKDNYFDLISFSSEYLTSKISTTLLGTRSSGNVAAAYAVMRKMGMEGYKRMVKNCYQNTLYMYDMLQEKNIDVLLKPVMNIINIKTESSEKIANRLKPKWMVGYNKYDNLLRIVVMPHITKPIINDFLRDLEREMRRVGWKNTT; from the coding sequence ATGCAAAAAAGAGGAATATCTGAGAAGGAGATAAAGAAGGAATTATTGAACTATTATAGTGAGAATTATAAATATAGGGATGGCACCATTTTGAGTTCTATGAGCAGCGAACCTGAAAGCATAGCTGTTTGGGCAAATAGCAGGTTTATAGAATCAAATCTTGGAAACCCTTACTTATTTCCAGGGACAAAGAAAGTTGAGGAAAAAGTGATTAAAGGTATTGGAGAGTTGTTGCATAACAAAAATGCATATGGGAGAGTGCTTAGCGGCGGAACAGAATCAAATATTACCGCTTTATGGGCAGCTAAAAAGTTAAAAAAAGAGAAAAATACGGTAATAGTATCCAAGGCTGCGCATTTTTCAGTTGTTAAGGCTGCTGATTTGCTGAACCTGAACTTGGAAATAGTGCCTCTTACAGATAATTACGTTATTGACTATTCAATTGTCAAAGAGACCAATCCTGATGACGTTATGGCAATCATCGGCATCGCTGGTACTACTGAGTACGGCACTGTAGACCCCATTGATAAACTGGCCGATTTTGCAAGAAAATATAACATTTTTTTGCATGTTGATGCAGCATTTGGTGGATTTATAATACCTTTCTTAAAGATGTTGGGATACAAGCTACCTAACTTTGATTTTGAGATAGAGGGTGTGAATTCTATATCAATAGATCCACATAAGATGGGGCTCAGCACCATAGGCGCTGGAGCATTGCTGTTCAAAGATAATTATTTTGATCTGATTAGTTTTTCCTCAGAGTATCTGACCAGCAAGATAAGCACTACGTTACTTGGCACCAGAAGTAGTGGCAATGTTGCCGCTGCATACGCAGTAATGAGAAAAATGGGCATGGAAGGATATAAAAGAATGGTCAAGAATTGTTATCAAAATACGTTATATATGTACGACATGCTTCAGGAAAAAAACATTGATGTATTGTTAAAACCTGTTATGAACATTATAAACATAAAAACAGAATCATCTGAGAAGATAGCTAACAGACTAAAACCAAAATGGATGGTGGGATACAACAAATATGATAATTTATTAAGAATTGTAGTTATGCCGCATATTACTAAGCCAATCATAAATGATTTTTTGAGAGATCTTGAAAGAGAAATGAGGAGGGTAGGATGGAAGAATACAACATAA
- the dph2 gene encoding diphthamide biosynthesis enzyme Dph2 gives MEEYNINWNEIRKMLTDKKVKKILIQLPEGLKQYYSYITDQLQGFELVFSGDPCFGACDIPDNRYGCDMILHFGHSIIPNLKLNVPVYFVEMRVKMDIEWIKDQLNKINCKKIGLTATLQYIDMLPEISEFLSKKHIDSYIGDSDPRITYNGQVLGCNFSSVRSIAKKVDCYIILSNGDFHAIGIEMVTGKKVYIIDPLMREIRTVTEKVDKIIRQRYAAIGMVKNASTFALIVSTKAGQFRGKYAEHIKKVLEEQGKKAYIVYLNLLDPNQMLNYNVDAFVSFACPRIAIDDWNRFNKPIITPIELEIAIGIRDISLLKFDEIVNTD, from the coding sequence ATGGAAGAATACAACATAAACTGGAACGAAATAAGAAAGATGCTTACAGATAAAAAGGTGAAAAAGATACTGATACAGTTGCCTGAAGGCTTAAAACAGTATTATTCATACATCACAGATCAATTGCAGGGGTTTGAGCTGGTGTTTTCTGGAGATCCTTGTTTTGGGGCCTGTGACATTCCAGATAATCGGTATGGATGTGACATGATCCTGCATTTTGGGCATTCTATTATTCCTAACCTGAAGCTTAACGTACCTGTTTATTTTGTAGAGATGAGAGTAAAAATGGATATTGAATGGATCAAGGATCAACTCAATAAGATAAATTGCAAAAAAATAGGTTTGACGGCAACATTGCAATACATAGATATGTTGCCAGAGATCTCTGAGTTTCTATCGAAAAAGCATATTGATTCGTATATAGGAGATAGTGACCCACGAATCACTTACAATGGGCAGGTACTTGGTTGCAACTTCAGCTCTGTGCGAAGCATAGCAAAAAAAGTGGATTGCTATATCATACTAAGCAACGGTGATTTTCATGCCATTGGCATTGAGATGGTTACTGGCAAGAAAGTCTACATAATTGATCCTCTGATGAGAGAGATAAGAACTGTCACAGAAAAGGTTGACAAGATTATTAGGCAGAGATATGCGGCCATAGGAATGGTAAAGAATGCGAGCACTTTTGCACTTATTGTTTCTACTAAAGCAGGTCAATTCAGAGGCAAATATGCTGAGCATATAAAAAAAGTTCTTGAAGAGCAAGGCAAGAAAGCATATATAGTATACTTAAATCTGCTGGATCCAAATCAAATGCTGAATTATAATGTAGACGCATTTGTATCTTTTGCGTGTCCAAGGATTGCGATCGATGACTGGAACAGATTCAATAAGCCGATCATTACGCCAATAGAACTTGAAATTGCGATTGGCATAAGAGATATCAGTCTCTTGAAATTTGACGAGATTGTAAATACAGATTAA
- the purN gene encoding phosphoribosylglycinamide formyltransferase, with the protein MINLGVLISGHGTNLQSIIDAVKAGKLNCEIKVVISNRKDAYGLERANINKIPAIYISPKNKSDEEFDELVLKILEEHNVDIVVLAGYLKILTSKFIRKYENKIINIHPALLPAFGGKGYYGEHVHEAVLKAGCKVSGCTVHFVTEDIDGGPIIAQTAVNVLDTDTPKSLAERILPYEHETLIFALKNLTEKKYIINGKRVIFL; encoded by the coding sequence ATGATAAATTTAGGTGTGTTGATCTCTGGGCATGGAACTAATCTTCAGTCTATAATAGATGCCGTGAAAGCTGGCAAACTTAACTGCGAGATCAAGGTTGTAATATCCAATAGAAAAGATGCCTATGGTTTAGAGCGTGCTAACATAAACAAAATCCCTGCTATTTATATTTCGCCAAAAAACAAGAGTGATGAAGAATTTGATGAATTAGTATTGAAAATTTTAGAAGAGCATAATGTAGATATAGTGGTACTTGCTGGATATTTAAAGATTTTAACTTCTAAATTTATAAGAAAATATGAAAATAAGATTATAAACATTCATCCAGCGCTACTTCCGGCATTTGGAGGTAAGGGGTACTATGGTGAACATGTGCATGAGGCAGTGTTAAAAGCAGGATGTAAAGTTTCTGGCTGTACTGTGCACTTTGTAACCGAAGATATCGATGGGGGTCCTATAATTGCTCAAACTGCTGTAAATGTTTTGGATACAGATACGCCAAAAAGTCTGGCAGAACGAATATTGCCATATGAGCATGAAACTCTAATTTTCGCCCTTAAAAATCTCACTGAAAAAAAGTATATAATTAATGGAAAAAGAGTGATTTTTTTATAA